The proteins below are encoded in one region of Neofelis nebulosa isolate mNeoNeb1 chromosome 17, mNeoNeb1.pri, whole genome shotgun sequence:
- the C17H19orf85 gene encoding uncharacterized protein C19orf85 homolog has protein sequence MHPGAPTASGGSEPSPRELCAFVSGAAAHVLRALHPRRTRPPKRRPNHRRFLHNQICRQFANIEAATQRLALSILSQKAPPQRPPPRRPPLPPPSPFLGVACAVAPTEEPCTSPGPSLAALDASTLDLFDDIALTPECPSVPSGLSHCAWGQPDLRQASHFYNCLPPTPNALEEVDGLWAPEGDWVGRWEVPCACHSQGTPEGWGGCSP, from the exons ATGCACCCCGGGGCCCCCACAGCCTCTGGGGGCTCTGAGCCCAGCCCTCGGGAGCTGTGTGCCTTCGTGAGTGGGGCAGCCGCCCACGTGCTACGCGCCCTACACCCTCGGAGGACCCGGCCCCCCAAAAGGAGGCCCAACCACAGGAGGTTTCTGCACAACCAGATCTGCAg GCAGTTTGCCAACATTGAGGCTGCCACCCAGCGCCTGGCCCTGTCTATCCTGTCTCAGAAGGCACCTCCCCAGAGACCGCCACCCCGAAGGCCGCCCCTGCCGCCTCCGTCCCCCTTCCTGGGGGTGGCCTGTGCTGTGGCCCCCACTGAGGAGCCCTGCACCAGCCCCGGCCCAAGTCTCGCCGCCCTGGATGCCTCCACCCTCGACCTCTTTGATGACATTGCACTCACCCCAGAGTGTCCCTCAGTGCCATCTGGTCTATCCCACTGTGCTTGGGGCCAGCCAGACCTGAGGCAGGCCTCACATTTCTATAACTGCCTGCCCCCTACCCCGAATGCACTGGAGGAAGTGGACGGGCTCTGGGCTCCTGAGGGGGACtgggtgggcaggtgggaggTGCCTTGTGCCTGTCACTCTCAGGGAACCCCTGAGGGCTGGGGGGGCTGCTCCCCATGA
- the ISOC2 gene encoding isochorismatase domain-containing protein 2 isoform X1: MALKRRPAVGGAAAVQKVFLAKGAAEAKGCRWTRTRPIQRTRVGHAECSVSVTGEEAERSQIRVFPEWRGLHKGAGQSQICRSRRSSRSPRQTAGCWASSKARTPSSAELLTPKTTLLSSGPRWNHFAPILGIPTVVQSTGSATPSGGEVESYLAIGPELPEMQMRLVEAGRQLAEQSWGRGSAPGHFKRREGEGEGVSQAVGPGLAE; encoded by the exons ATGGCCCTTAAGCGGAGGCCTGCAGTGGGAGGGGCAGCGGCCGTCCAGAAAGTGTTCCTGGCCAAAGGAGCAGCTGAGGCAAAGGGCTGCAGGTGGACTAGAACTCGCCCTATTCAAAGAACCAGAGTGGGCCATGCCGAGTGCTCGGTGAGCGtgacaggggaggaggcagagaggagccaGATCCGTGTCTTCCCGGAGTGGAGGGGTTTGCACAAGGGAGCTGGCCAGAGTCAGATCTGCAG ATCCAGAAGATCATCAAGGAGCCCGCGCCAGACAGCGGGCTGCTGGGCCTCTTCCAAGGCCAGAACCCCCTCTTCCGCTGAACTGCTCACCCCGAAGACCACCCTCCTGTCATCTGGACCTCGGTGGAATCACTTTGCCCCCATCCTTGGAATCCCAACAGTGGTGCAGTCCACCGGGAGTGCCACCCCCTcgggaggggaggtggagagcTACCTTGCCATTGGGCCAGAGCTCCCGGAAATGCAAATGAGACTCGTGGAAGCTGGGCGGCAGTTGGCTGAGcagagctgggggcggggctcggCCCCGGGCCACTTCAAGAggcgggaaggggagggggagggagtgtcACAGGCTGTGGGACCCGGACTTGCCGAATAA
- the ISOC2 gene encoding isochorismatase domain-containing protein 2 isoform X2, translating to MAAVRPNLGRVLPGSSILFLCDMQEKFRHVAYFPQIVSVAARMLKVARLLEVPAVLTEQYPGGLGPTVPELGAEGLRPVAKTCFSMVPAVLQELDARPQLRSVLLCGFETQACILNTTLDLLDRGLQVHVVVDACSSRSQVDRLVALARMRQSGAFLSTSEGLILQLVGDAAHPQFKEIQKIIKEPAPDSGLLGLFQGQNPLFR from the exons ATGGCAGCTGTGAGGCCCAACCTGGGCCGAGTCCTCCCTGGGTCTTCTATCCTCTTCCTGTGTGACATGCAGGAGAAGTTCCGCCATGTCGCCTACTTCCCCCAGATAGTCTCTGTGGCCGCCCGCATGCTCAAG GTGGCCAGGCTGCTGGAGGTACCCGCTGTGCTGACGGAGCAGTACCCAGGAGGCCTGGGTCCCACGGTGCCCGAGCTGGGGGCTGAAGGCCTGCGGCCAGTGGCCAAAACTTGCTTCAGCATGGTGCCTGCGGTGCTACAGGAGCTAGACGCGCGGCCCCAGCTGCGCTCCGTGCTCCTCTGCGGCTTTGAGACCCAGGCCTGCATCTTG AACACGACCTTGGACCTCCTGGACCGGGGGCTGCAGGTCCATGTGGTGGTGGATGCCTGCTCCTCCCGCAG CCAGGTGGACAGGCTGGTGGCGCTGGCCCGGATGCGGCAGAGCGGTGCCTTCCTCTCCACCAGTGAGGGACTCATTCTGCAGCTTGTGGGTGACGCCGCCCACCCCCAGTTTAAGGAG ATCCAGAAGATCATCAAGGAGCCCGCGCCAGACAGCGGGCTGCTGGGCCTCTTCCAAGGCCAGAACCCCCTCTTCCGCTGA